The genomic stretch ACCCGCCTACCTTTCCTTTTCCCTTTCCTTTATGGAAGCCTCCTATTCCTTCTTGCCCAATCTGTCCAGCTACACACCTGACAACAGGAGGTTCATCCTTACTTCCAGGTTCGGTTTTCACCTGCGATGCAGCGATCTCCTCCATTGCCTCTTTCCTCTCTTTCTTTGCACGTGCTAACTCCTCCAACATAGCTTTCAGAGTGGCACTCCGCGTACGTTTCCCAGAACGTTTCATTATATGGGAACCATCTTCACTTCTGCATAAACAAATAGGTTAGCTACCAATTGATGTGACGATTACTATATCTAAAACGATCTTGCGATAGACTGATATTTATTGCCATAATTGATATAGGTTCCGTGGACGGTCCTCCTATAAAAATCTAAACATACAAAAATGCAATATCAGAACATGCAACGGAGCTGTAAAATCTAATACATCACATCAACCCTATTTTCTGTGACAATAATGTATTAGAACATTAACACACATACACAGTGTCTTTGTGAACAAACTCGATGTGAAAAATAGGTTGCCGGTGCGACACAACGGCGCATGCAGTGGATATCGCAACATACAGTTTAGTAACGCATAAGTATATAATCATACCTTGAACTCATAATCTTCACTGTGGCCAGGCTGTGATTTTGTGCGTCTCCTTCCATCGTATCGGAGAATGTAGAAAGGTGGTCTACGGGTGGTTCTTTTGGGTCAACACAGAAAGGTGTGGGAAGAAGAACAATAACTTGAATGGATGATTCGCGATAAATGAAACAAATGTCATGGAACACTTCCCTATATGTCTCACCCTTTCATTTCCTTGCAGttacaattaatttatttatttatttttctactttTATTCGTGTAAAACGTTGAACTACACTTTTATTCATCATTGTTGTTATCTAttatctatttattattattaaatcataTATTTCTTTCAAATATATTTATATCTTAAATACTATTCTAAATTTTTAACTATGACATTTAATGATATTTTTACTCCAACAATTGTTCTAAATTTAAATGCAATTATACATTGTATGCGtcgtattttattataattaatcttTAATATATATCACGTATTTGATATTACttaataatttgtttaatctTAACTCATAATATTATATAATTCACTTATCCaataattacatttttttatttgtatctaagtttttatattcaatttaaattacaTCCAATTCCATTAACCACACCAATTATTTGTCCCATAATCTATTATTATCcacactatttaatttttttttatagtaacCTTAGATACTTACCTGTAACATCTCATTTAATTCGTCATATATACTAACTTTTCAAACTTATTTTTACGTTATTGTTTCAAGTATAAATTTTTGTTACAATTAATATTCTTTCTAACGTAAATGGTCCATCCAACATCGGTACCCGTGCGTAGGCACGGGTATGTTACTAGTTTTTTGATAAGGCTGAACGCGAGTGGTGGATGAATGTACATTGATACGGAGCCCCCACCATctaatttttctctctttttgacAATGTTAATATTCTTTCCCTTTATATCAAGTTTAGAGAAGCTTGCCTccataattttttatgtttaatcTATTCCATTACACTATTTGTTCTAttctattaataatattttatcttGCTATTtcattcatctttttttttttaatttttttttataaacttcaataatatatattttagaaatacTGTCACTAAGACAGATACATTAGAAATACTGTCAATAAGACagatacaaaatattttaaaatgaggtTTAAAACATTCTCAATACACATGTTTAAAACATGAAAGATCAAATGGCAATATCAAAAAGATGAACCAGTTACTTAGATTAACTAAAACACAAAGGTTTTAaaaacctgcaaaaaaaaaactataccaAAAGGTTTGATGTCTTATATGCATCCAAAGTCAAGCTAATGACTCCAGTATCATGCTAGCTTGTTCTCTAACTAGCTTCGCTCGAGTCATAAACAATTTCATCTCAGCAATCTGAACCTTCTTTCATTTTCCTTCTAACATAGCATTTTTTTATTCTCCCATCAATTCCATTCCCTTTTCTATAGCATCCAAAGACAATCCCAAACCATCACCAAACCTAGACATTTCCTTAAAAGCCAAAttgtttttaacatttttcacaGTATCTTCCTTCTTTACAACTAATACTTCTTTTGCAGAAACAGAATCCGAACCCAAGCCTTTTTTCGGTGCTCTATTTTTTAAATCCAATCTTCATGAAAAGTTCAAAAGCTTTCTGATCATGTTCTTTGGTGAAATTTTCATCATttctttcaaactttttcttcagAATACGAACCTTACGCCTCAATTGATCCTTGTTTGCGTCAGCTTGAATAGAGTTCTTCACAAAATAGTAAAATGCTTGTGTGTTTTTCAAAGGATCCTTTTTAGTTGAAATGAAATCAGTTAGACCTTTCAGAATGGCGAGTTTGTCTTCCTCGCTGAATAGTCTCTAAGCCGACATTTTCTTGATAGAGTCTCTCGCCGCTTCCTTCTTGTCACCGGAACCATGATGTTCAGTTTTGTTTGCTTTCTTCTTCAAACGCTTAGAAAAGTCCGAGTTAGTGTCGTTGTTATCAGTCGCACGCTTGGTTCCAGTGGTTTGAAACTCGATGGCACGCTTGGTTCCAGCTTTAGCCGGTGAAGGAGTGGTTAGAATCTTCAATGGCTTCGATGCAAGTGGTTTCACAGGTGAAGTGGGTTTCGGTTCCGAATCAGAAGATGATGGTGGTTTAGGGTTTGAGTTTGAAGTAGGTGATGGAGGGTTTTTGGAAGCAAGAGGTGGAGGGTTTTTGGATTGAGGTACCTCAGCTTCTTCTTCGAAGAATCTTTCGATGAATCTTCCTCGGAGGAAGAGGCGGAGGGTGGTTCTTTGAGGGGTGACCAAAGGTGTTACGTTTTTGCCATTGGATCTTTAGTACacttgtaacagcccgaattttattatttgactaattaaattaaataaggatttatttacttaatttggatgaagtttgataattaattggatcgtcagtgttattgagaaacatgttcaaattattaagtgaagttgaaatttattcggttaatcgaagaattaataaagtggagtatgtagagaaataatattagaaataatattattattgaattttacttatttgagaaaaagtcggatttaattggattaatcggaatataatattaaggataataatattatttgctggagcatattatttatttgactactctattttatcaattgggcctatttattggagtgataagcaattagggggtgttattaattttaaagcccaatataataaataaatatagtaagagaggaaataGGGTAGAGGCATCATTTCATTTTctggttttcaagaatagaagtggaggagaggaacaagaagaggaaagctagggttttggaggagaaaatcaagaggtaagggggagaatccctaatcattgtgggttAGTATAATGGTGTAATGGGTAGGTTAATACATTCATTTTTGTCTATAGATGAATACTATGTGTTTGTTTGATTTCTATTTTCTATACTGAAATttgttgagaaattgaaaattgaagatgaagtttaatACCGAAAATGATGGACTCTGTATACTTATATGTGTGGAAACCGGAACTGGGAAGAAAATGTTAGCTTACTTGCTGTAGCGCATACCAAATGAAAAGAAAGATATATACTTACCTTACATTACTGTAGCGTGTTGTTTAATTTAGAGAACAAGTCCCTTAGTCACTTACTGTAGCGTTTTGGCTCTATTAGAAACAAGTATATGAACTACATGCCATGGTAGGTGATTGCTAGCAGCCACATAATGAATGAAATGTACAGCTTTTAGCTTTAATCAAATGATAGATTCTAGACATAGTTATTTATTTACTTAGCATAGTGATTAGCACTTGGGAAAAATGGAACATAAACCAACATCTTAGTGAACAGAATGCTATTGTGATAGCTTTATCcaatttaaaaagaaaagaagaaaatctGCATATGCTTGGTGTTAACAAATTGAAACGTGGGTAGTCCTTTTCCTTTAATCCAATCGCTACTGTAGCTATTTCCAATGTGCCCTGTTCATTCcattatttccttttattttgttACTTAGATGATGATGTTATATCACTACTGCCATTGGTCCAAGAGAAATGTGAGAGCATGTTTTAGTAATAACTAATGGCTGTTGTTAACCGCAATAGTGAGGTGGACATGCAAGTCccaataattttgttgaattgaaaATCATTACTTTAAATTACTTTACTTATAGAAGTGACTATAACTATCTGTGCAAGTGTGGTATGTATGAACATGAGGTTCCcatatatatattgaataaacATGCCACGTGATGTATATATATCAATTAATAATGGATATGTTCCTTGACTTTCTAAGGTTGATACTTATATGAAAAGTTAGATGGTGTACTCATAATGGCCCCTTAGTTTATTATGAAAAgagtaaattttatataattgataaattatgAATTAGCAtgtgataaatattaattattagtgTTAATTGAAATGTGGGTTGGAAATTGCGTGTTGACTACTATATGTGAATAATGCGTATGTGAtaagaatgttgtgtacaatattgtggataattcatagagtggattattgtgatatgctaaacattaagatggtagagatgatcttaattgcatatgtttgttaacattgtacatacattcatatcatggtgtgccttgaaacaaaggtggtttgctttgaaacaaaagcgaggcttagattctaaagtgaatcggaagcggtaaactatatgtttacattttggtgggctttggtcttgtccggatcggaagcgtggcttagattctagatattgaatcggaaagcggtgaaacgttgggttcacattgcggtaccacatgcatagcgtcacatatcttgcattgagtcacattagaattatgcgataattgatatgtgaagttgatgtagtcgtgatgtgtgtatgagcttgataattgaaatgagtgatgtttgaatgcatatttgattaaatgtgtgaatatgtgatcattatggttgtgtgcgtaattgagaatataatattggaattgaaatattatactctttatacttgttgtatacttgataacatgtgaaatatcgatcgattattattatctacatggttatacatagtgtgattaattacttgaaatGTTTATTTAACCAttttatcttattatactttcttcataatgattcgtattctcacccttctgttttaatgttgccctcgtttggcgacatgcaggttctggagttagtagctcgcgtgtgatcttagtcggagtttcttccgagttatttggagattaggtagtgagtcgatgctctggtcatgtaacactgggtagactagttatttgaactcgtgtgaaacacatgagtatttagtagtttccgctgtgaatgcatattcttgatAAAGTATGATTAATTGATAAGTGtaatttgaaatgaccaggtgtatcatatattgtaagtaaatgctgtcgatttttaaaggtttttagtttttgaaaacatcgatgtgacacccttttgttatatgcatgcttattctctgattatatgcttatttattttggggtataaaaggggtgttacattagtggtatcagagcatggtcggccagttggtcaaggttattaatgtcttttatcctgttgtatttgattcgtgtatctgacacgatcgatactgttttgtctgattgtttggttgtttaggacgatggctGCGGGAAGGAATATTGtcattaatgttgaggcaatgatgaggcggactggtgcgattggacaagagtcgcaagagaatgtcggttatggaggaaaggatgagttccgtgcttttggagactttcaaaggtgcaacccgccgatctttgaaggagggtatggaccggacaaaacGCGTGCATGGAtaagagaaattgagaagatctttcaagtcgtgagttgtactaatgtacagaaggtacagtttggtactcacatgctgacaaaagacGCCGatgtttggtggagtaatactgtgcggagatttgaaagagaaggtattgaagttacttgtactctttttcgtgatgcatttttgggaaaatattttccagaagatgtgcgtggaaagaaagaagtgaggtttctacagttgaaacgagaAGGAGGACAGTTCCGTGGGAAACTGTATGATAACAAGAAGGAACAATCTGGTTTTGtcaagaagctaagtgggggagggactcctactccacttaagtgcttcagatgtggtgttgaaggtcatcgtgtttttgagtgtaagaaagaggttactacttgtttcaagtgtggcaggcCAGGTCACATAGTTTCTAATTGTAGAGCTAGTGCGAGGGtaacttgttacaactgtggtgagcgaGGTCACATTcgtaccaaatgtgataagccaaataaggagcaagcgaaaggaaaagtgtttgcgttgtctggtgctgagactacttctaaggataatttaatctgaggtacgtgctttattattgataatggtgcaacgcattatttcattttttttggatTGTGCTGtaagattggatcatgttttatctgttatgcatggaagtgtagttattgatacaactgcggtggctttgtttctatttcttttgtgtgtttgagtTATCCTTTGAGcatcttggtagagattttgggattgatttagtttgttttccgCTAGACtaatttgatgagaattttggtatgaactGTTTGGAGTCTAAGCAAGTAATTGTAATTTTAAGAGAGATGTTGGGTATTGGTGTTTTAAGTGACTTCTAGTgtgagttctgaaggaacactattttggtttagtaatgatggtttatgtttcattatgattgtcgactgtctattggcaaattgaggacttgatcacccttaatctattgttgatagaagacgagatcgtattggacgagatagacttgtcttactaacttggtagcgtgtaaagcgactaaggagaagttgaagagtagatttgaagaattgtttgagaagaagttcattgtctgagtgtatagtcgtAGAGATACCCCTGTTCgtcgagtaagaagaaggaaggttctacgaggtaatgtttcttgaggatatttgattcaaagagcgacgatgatcatgtttaacatttaaggattgtgttatcggtgctgaaagagaagaaggttatgtaaagctttctgaatgtgagttttggttggaagaagtgaattttcttggatatgggatttcgagttgaggtgtgttgatgcagatatcgataagtagtagcttacgcttcaaggtaacttaaatttcataagaggaattattcgatgtatgtattggagttgtttgcctttgtgtttgttttggaatgtaagaggcattgtttgtgtggatcaaggtttgatgtgttgagtgatcacaagagttgaatatgaggtaaacaagacgagtagaatttcgaaggattttaatctttggtttAAATTACCACCCTGGAAAAGTGAAGGTtgtggccgatgcattgagtaggaaatgaTTTTATATAAGTTATGTTGAGAATTTAAGAATTggaaatcgttggaacgatttagagggttgagatggttgtgtcgactgaattttcgaggacgaaaatattttaagtgggggagagttgtaacagcccgaattttattatttgactaattaaattaaataaggatttatttacttaatttggatgaagtttgataattaattggatcgtcagtgttattgagaaacatgttcaaattattaagtgaagttgaaatttattcggttaatcgaagaattaataaagtggagtatgtagagaaataatattagaaataatattattattgaattttacttatttgagaaaaagtcggatttaattggattaatcggaatataatattaaggataataatattatttgctggagcatattatttatttgactactctattttatcaattgggcctatttattggagtgataagcaattag from Vicia villosa cultivar HV-30 ecotype Madison, WI linkage group LG4, Vvil1.0, whole genome shotgun sequence encodes the following:
- the LOC131598976 gene encoding uncharacterized protein LOC131598976, with protein sequence MLTKDADVWWSNTVRRFEREGIEVTCTLFRDAFLGKYFPEDVRGKKEVRFLQLKREGGQFRGKLYDNKKEQSGFVKKLSGGGTPTPLKCFRCGVEGHRVFECKKEVTTCFKCGRPGHIVSNCRASARVTCYNCGERGHIRTKCDKPNKEQAKGKVFALSGAETTSKDNLI